Proteins encoded by one window of Rutidosis leptorrhynchoides isolate AG116_Rl617_1_P2 chromosome 7, CSIRO_AGI_Rlap_v1, whole genome shotgun sequence:
- the LOC139857706 gene encoding uncharacterized protein, with amino-acid sequence MNLRNFLFRIPINKASRRNGRVVSWSYRQISTTRCVTPVFYAADTSVKNSITPMAHSLFYRFIHAGQETVSSGGKGIVSVSGDSEDDDNAVMNEFLSRFVWIMRGKLTEVYTDADKNAIDAMLRIIVGKVVEMNMQGCLDQSSVSHEFSEDLWNTVWEVSNVVLEDMKKAMKKEKMKSFLHSEEVKEMARFAGEIGIRGDLLRELRFKWAREKFEDSEFYELMERMRQEGKEPEVETEILEASESGMEGVNVDDDDDKEVSLPKRSGKIKYNIYGLDLSKPKWSEVAEQIHERGESIWPKEPKPISGKCKIVTENILSLQGDDDPAPLISEWKELQQPTRVDWIGLLERLKEKNDQLYLKVAELLLDEESFETDVRDYSQLVAANAKLNQFDAAERIINKMHEKGIVPDILTKTTMVHMYSKSGNLALAKQTFESLRSQGFQPDRNVYNSIIMAYVNAGDHKSAESELRILESNHSKSSEDIYLAVLQAYAQQGDPAGAERIVNRMSFAGYQPSRESLTFLVEAYSRKGHPDDARKHFDDIIKMGYKPDDKCIARMIQAYAQKNYLDQGLSLLLQLEKDGIEHGPATYSVLIDWLGKLQLIDDVEGLMKKFNEKGISPSLDVHISLCDMYSRVGQEKKALQALGVIEANKEKLSSNEFEKVIRSLGAGKFWKDAERVRDLMIDRGFTPSVDLNMSLQASRMFDSNNKKPSRKLF; translated from the exons ATGAATTTGAGGAATTTTTTATTTCGGATACCGATTAACAAGGCGTCTAGGCGTAACGGTAGAGTTGTGTCATGGAGTTATAGACAGATTAGCACAACTCGTTGCGTTACCCCTGTGTTTTACGCAGCAGATACCAGTGTCAAAAACAGTATAACGCCGATGGCACATTCGTTATTTTATAGATTCATTCACGCCGGTCAAGAAACTGTTTCGAGTGGTGGTAAAGGCATAGTGAGTGTATCTGGGGACTCAGAGGATGATGATAATGCTGTTATGAATGAGTTTTTATCTCGATTTGTTTGGATTATGAGAGGAAAACTTACTGAGGTTTATACAGATGCTGATAAGAACGCAATTGATGCTATGCTTCGTATAATCGTTGGGAAGGTTGTTGAGATGAATATGCAGGGTTGTCTCGACCAGTCTTCGGTGTCACATGAATTTAGTGAGGATTTGTGGAACACTGTGTGGGAGGTTAGTAATGTGGTTTTAGAGGATATGAAGAAGGCTATGAAGAAGGAGAAAATGAAGAGTTTTCTTCATTCTGAAGAAGTTAAAGAAATGGCTAGGTTTGCTGGTGAGATAGGAATCCGAGGGGACTTGCTTAGAGAACTTAGGTTTAAATGGGCTCGTGAGAAATTCGAGGATAGTGAGTTTTATGAGTTAATGGAGCGTATGCGACAAGAGGGTAAAGAACCAGAAGTTGAAACTGAAATTCTTGAAGCTTCTGAAAGTGGTATGGAGGGAGtaaatgttgatgatgatgatgataaggaaGTTTCTTTACCTAAAAGAAGTGGAAAGATAAAGTACAATATTTATGGTCTTGATCTTTCAAAGCCAAAATGGTCTGAAGTGGCTGAACAAATTCATGAGAGGGGTGAATCTATTTGGCCTAAGGAACCGAAACCTATTTCTGGGAAATGCAAGATTGTTACCGAGAATATACTGTCATTGCAAGGGGATGATGACCCGGCCCCACTGATTTCGGAATGGAAAGAACTGCAACAACCTACCAGGGTTGACTGGATTGGACTTCTTGAAAGATTAAAAGAGAAGAATGATCAATTATATCTTAAG GTTGCTGAACTTTTACTTGACGAAGAATCATTTGAAACTGATGTAAGAGATTATTCACAACTAGTGGCTGCCAATGCCAAGCTGAACCAGTTTGATGCAGCTGAAAGAATCATTAACAAGATGCACGAAAAGGGCATAGTACCTGATATCCTAACAAAAACTACTATGGTTCATATGTATAGTAAATCAGGCAACTTGGCTCTCGCAAAACAGACTTTTGAAAGTTTAAGAAGCCAAGGGTTCCAACCTGATCGCAACGTTTACAACTCGATCATCATGGCATATGTTAATGCTGGTGATCATAAGTCAGCTGAATCCGAGTTGCGAATCCTAGAGTCAAACCATTCAAAATCATCAGAAGATATATACTTAGCTGTTCTTCAGGCATATGCTCAACAAGGTGACCCTGCTGGTGCTGAAAGAATTGTGAACCGAATGTCTTTTGCGGGCTATCAACCTAGCCGTGAGTCCTTGACGTTTCTAGTCGAGGCTTATAGTCGAAAAGGCCATCCGGATGATGCAAGAAAACATTTTGATGACATCATCAAAATGGGGTATAAACCTGATGATAAGTGTATTGCAAGAATGATTCAAGCGTATGCTCAAAAGAATTATTTGGATCAGGGATTGTCTCTTTTATTACAACTTGAAAAAGACGGGATCGAGCATGGTCCCGCCACTTATTCGGTACTTATCGATTGGCTTGGTAAGTTGCAATTGATTGATGATGTAGAGGGATTAATGAAAAAGTTTAATGAAAAAGGTATTTCTCCATCGCTTGATGTTCATATAAGTTTATGTGATATGTATTCTCGAGTTGGTCAAGAAAAGAAAGCCCTTCAAGCTCTTGGTGTTATTGAAGCTAATAAAGAGAAATTGAGTTCGAATGAATTTGAAAAAGTTATAAGATCTCTTGGTGCGGGTAAATTTTGGAAAGATGCTGAACGAGTACGTGATTTGATGATAGATCGGGGGTTTACACCGTCTGTAGATCTGAATATGAGCTTACAGGCTTCTCGAATGTTCGACTCCAACAATAAGAAACCATCAAGGAAGTTATTTTAG
- the LOC139859366 gene encoding protein ALP1-like: MDKTFKMLEFIIDDDSDDEKIYNFISSLADEDVEGEASSSRVPRPRTYIPRDREDAAVRLYNDYFSETPNYTEKNFRRRYRMSRELFLRIIEGISNFNSSDIPDYFMFFRERPDATGRQSLMILQKCTAAIRQMAYGTTPDLHDEYIKIGEKTAALCLDNFCKCVFHLFARQYLRKPTAEDIARLYNFHAQKHGLPGMLGSIDCMHWEWKNCPIAWQGQYTRGDKKGPSIMLEAVASQDLWIWHAFFGMAGANNDINVLNYSPLFNTIKNGTAPPSPFDVNGHHYERAYYLGDGIYPDWAMLVKAPHSPTDEPRKKFKRFQESARKDIERAFGVLQGRFQMLKTPARSLDFNKIRRHMYACIVLHNMIQENNGFVIGKKEERMIQRNPPRRLLRDLRDRDAMVKEIRDRQVHKQLEADLTEHVWNLSPYFRTANIIE; the protein is encoded by the coding sequence ATGGATAAAACATTCAAAATGCTCGAATTTATTATTGATGACGATTCGGATGatgaaaaaatatataattttattagtagTTTGGCGGACGAAGATGTCGAGGGAGAAGCTTCAAGTTCACGAGTCCCTCGCCCCCGTACCTATATTCCAAGGGATCGTGAAGATGCGGCAGTGAGGTTATACAACGATTATTTTTCTGAAACTCCAAACTATACGGAAAAGAACTTTAGGCGACGTTATCGAATGAGTCGTGAATTATTTCTCCGTATCATCGAAGGTATATCTAACTTTAATAGTAGCGATATTCCCGATTATTTTATGTTTTTTAGGGAACGTCCCGATGCTACTGGTCGTCAAAGTTTGATGATACTACAAAAATGCACGGCGGCCATACGTCAAATGGCGTATGGAACTACACCTGATTTACATGACGAATACATAAAAATTGGTGAGAAAACAGCTGCTTTATGTTTAGATAATTTTTGTAAATGCGTGTTTCATTTGTTTGCTAGACAGTACTTGAGAAAACCAACAGCCGAAGATATTGCTCGGCTGTATAATTTTCATGCCCAAAAACATGGTTTACCGGGTATGCTTGgtagtattgattgtatgcattgggagtgGAAGAATTGTCCAATTGCGTGGCAAGGTCAATATACTAGAGGAGATAAAAAAGGCCCGTCCATTATGCTTGAAGCAGTCGCCTCGCAAGATTTGTGGATATGGCATGCATTCTTTGGTATGGCGGGTGCGAACAACGACATTAACGTTTTAAATTATTCACCATTGTTCAACACCATTAAAAATGGAACTGCTCCACCTTCACCATTCGATGTTAACGGCCATCACTACGAAAGAGCTTATTACCTAGGTGATGGTATATACCCCGATTGGGCAATGTTGGTCAAAGCTCCCCATTCTCCAACTGACGAACCGCGGAAAAAATTTAAAAGGTTTCAAGAAAGTGCGAGAAAAGATATTGAGCGTGCATTTGGAGTATTACAGGGTAGATTTCAAATGTTAAAAACTCCGGCGAGATCTTTGGACTTCAACAAAATAAGAAGACATATGTATGCGTGTATCGTATTACATAACATGATTCAAGAAAATAACGGGTTTGTTATTGGGAAGAAAGAAGAAAGAATGATACAACGGAACCCACCACGTCGGTTACTCAGGGATTTGAGGGATCGAGATGCAATGGTTAAGGAAATAAGAGATAGGCAAGTTCACAAACAGTTAGAGGCAGATTTAACCGAGCACGTTTGGAACTTATCACCTTACTTTCGTACCGCTAATATTATTGAGTAA
- the LOC139857898 gene encoding protein RER1B-like → MEGVRGDAAAAMAPIAKWRSEFSKVFQLYLDKSTPLPLQRWLGTLVVAAIYVLRVYYVQGFYVISYGLGIYVLNLLIGFLSPKVDPEIEALDGAFLPTKESDEFKPFIRRLPEFKFWYAITKAFAVAFLLTFFSVFDVPVFWPVLLCYWIVLFILTMKRQITHMIKYKYVPFNIGKQTYGGKKSHVARH, encoded by the exons ATGGAAGGAGTTAGGGGTGATGCAGCTGCAGCAATGGCACCGATAGCCAAATGGCGAAGTGAATTTTCGAAGGTGTTTCAGTTATATTTGGATAAATCGACACCTCTTCCGCTTCAGAGGTGGCTTGGGACACTTGTTGTTGCTGCAATATATGTGTTACGGGTTTATTATGTTCAAGGGTTTTATGTCATCTCTTATGGTCTTGGGATATATGTATTGAATCTGTTGATTGGATTTTTGTCACCAAAGGTTGATCCGGAGATCGAAGCTTTGGATGGGGCTTTTCTGCCTACAAAAGAGTCTGATGAATTTAAGCCTTTCATACGTCGACTACCAGAGTTTAAGTTTTG GTATGCCATCACAAAGGCTTTTGCAGTAGCGTTTCTTCTGACATTCTTTTCAGTATTTGATGTCCCTGTTTTCTGGCCCGTACTCCTCTGCTATTGGATTGTTCTGTTCATCCTCACAATGAAGCGTCAAATCACACACATGATTAAATACAAATACGTCCCGTTTAACATCGGAAAGCAG ACGTATGGTGGTAAGAAGTCACATGTAGCAAGGCACTGA